TCAAGCCTCGCAAGGAAGTTCGCGGCGGTCCTGTCGCTCGTCGCCGCCCTGTGCGCCCTGGTCCTCGGCGGGGCCGGCCCCGCCCTCGCGCATGCCGGGCTCAGCGGCTCCGACCCTGCGGACGGCGCCGTCCTCGACGCAGCGCCGAAGCAGGTCACCCTCACGTTCACCGAATCGGTGAGCTTCCTCGACGGGTCCCTGCGCGTGCTGTCGCCCGCCGATGACCGCGTGAGCCCGCGCCCGGCACACCATGCGGACGGCCGGGCGAACACGGCCCAGGTGCCGCTGGAGGAGAACTTGGCCCAGGGCACGTACACGGTGGCCTGGCGGGTGGTCTCCGCCGACGGTCACCCGATCTCCGGCGCGCTCGTCTTCTCCGTCGGGAAGCCGTCCGGGACCACCGCGGTGCCGGCGAAGACCTCCCCGGACGACACGGCGGCCAGCCGCCTGTACGGGTTCTTCCGCTACGTCGCCTACAGCGGCCTGGCGCTGCTCGTCGGAGCCGCGGCGTTCGTCCTCGTCTGCTGGCCGGGCGCGAGCGGGATCCGTCCGCTGCGCCGACTGCTGGTCGTCGGCTGGGCGACGCTGCTGGCGTCGACGGTGGCCCTGTTGCTGCTGCGCAGCCCGTACGAGGCGGGCGGCCCCCTGTCGTCGGCGTTCGACCCGTCCCTGCTGGGCCGGACGCTCGCGGGGCGACCGGGGATCGCCCTGACCGCTCGGCTCGTACTGCTCGTGCTCGCCGCCCTGTTCTGGCGGCAGACGCGCGTACGACTCGGTGTCCGTCTCCGGCTCGTCGCCGGGCCGGCCCTCGCCCTGGGCCTGGCGCTCACCTGGGCCGGCGCCGAGCACGCGTCCGCCGGCATCCAGGTGCCGCTCGCCATCCCCGTCGCCGTGCTGCACCTGGTGGCGATGGCCGTGTGGCTGGGCGGGCTGATCACCCTGTTGAGCGCCCTGCGCCACCGCGGGCCCGACGGCCCTGAGGTCCCGGCTTCCGCGATCTCGCGCTTCTCTGCGCTGGCCTTCGGCGCCGTGGTCGTTCTGGTCGGCACCGGGGTCTACCAGTCATGGCGGCAGGTGGGCTCCTGGACGGCCCTCACCACCACCTCGTACGGGAGGACCCTGGGCCTCAAAGTCGCCGCGGTGGTTCTGATGCTGTGCGTGGCGGCTCTCTCCCGACGGTGGACCGGCCGCCTGGTGGGCGGGGCGGCGCCGAGCGCGACGGAGCCGGCTGCCGTCGAACTCGAGCAGGTGCGTGTCCCGCAGACCGTCGGCGCGCCGAGTGCGCCGGAGGGAACCGGGCCGGGCGGCAAGGAGGTCGCGTCCGGTCGAAGCGGGCCGGGCGACGACGTCGAGCAGCCGGTCTTCGACGCCGAAAGGTACCGGCGCCGGTTGCGCCGCACCGTGGGTGCCGAGGCCGCCGTCGGCGCCGTCGTCCTGGTGCTCTCCACCCTGCTCACGGGCAGCCAGCCGAGCCGCGCCGCCGCCACCACGGCACCCGGGCAGGAACCGGCGGTGAAAGTGGTCACGCTCCCGTTCGACATGGGGACGGCGAAACATCGCGGCACGGTGCAGATCACTCTGGCGCCGGGCCACGTCGGCGAGAACACGGTGGAAGCGGTGGTGTTCACGCCGGACGGCGGCATCTCCAGCGTCCCCGAGCTACGGCTCGCCCTCACCCAGCGCGACCGGGAAATCGGCCCGCTCGACGCCAAGCTCGAGAACCGGAAGGGCTATTGGGCCACGTACGACCTGAGGCTGCCGATGGCCGGCACGTGGAACCTGGACGTCACGATTCGCACCACCGACATCGACCAGGTCACCGTGAGCACGACGCTGCGCGTCACGCCGTGACCGCAGGTCGGGGTCGTCGTGGCCCTTGACCTCGCCGTAGCGGGGGGACTCAGAGGTCGAGCACCGCCAGCACGCCGCCGGAGGAGACGGTGACGTAGGCGTGGTGGCCGTCGGGGCTCACCGCGACGCGGTCCACGGAGACGCCCATGTCGAGGGAGAGGGCGGTGCCGGTCACCTTTCCCGTGCTCGTGTCGATCACGGACACCTTCCCCGGTTGCACGCTGGTGACGTAGGCGCGGCGGCCGTCGGGGGAAACGGCGACATCGGCCGGTTCGAGGCCGACGGGGATGGGCGCGCCGGTGACCTTGCCGGTCCCCGTGTCGATCACGGAGACGGTACCTGTCCGGTCGCTGACGTAGGCGTGGTGCCCGTCGGGCGTCACCGCCACCGCGAACGGGAAGTTGCCGACGGAGACGGGCAGGCCGACGACGACGCCGGTGCTGGTGTCGATCACCGAAACGGGAGTGGGAGAACCGAAGCCGGCGTTGGTGACGTAGGCATGGTGGCCGTCGGGCGCGACCGCCACGTCGACCGGGGTGCTGCCGACGCGCAGCGGGCTGCCGACGACCTCGTTGCGCGTCGTGTCGATCACGGACACATCGTCCGATCCGGCATTGGTGACGTAGACACGACGGCCGTCGGGCGTGACCGCCACCCCGAAGGGGAAGTCGCCGACATGCACGCTGGCGACGACCTCGTCGGTCGCGGTGTCGATCACGGACACCTCGTCCGATCCGGCATTGGTGACGTAGACACGACGGCCGTCGGGCGTGACCGCCACGCCGGAGGGAGAGCTGCCGACGTGCACGCGGCCGACCGCCTTGCCGGTCGCCGTGTCGACCACGAACACCCTGGACAGCGCTGAGTCCGTGACGTAGACGTGGCGGCCGTCCGGCGTGACGGCGACGCCCAGCGGCCTGACGCCGACGCTGATGAAGACGGGGCCGGCGGCCACCGCACTCGGGGCGACTGCCCACGGCGGCATCAGCACGCCGGCCAGCGCGAGCAGGACCGCCAGCGTGAACCGGACCGCACAGCGCCCGGACAGGCCCGCAAGGACCGAGTACCGGCGGTGGGGATCGAGGGTGCTCATGGCGGCCTCCTGTCCGTGGTGCGTCAGGCGGGCCGTGAACCACGCGTGCCGGGGCAGGACACCGATCGTGGTGCGCTCCCCCTCCTCAGCATGACCCCTTCGGCCGCGCCTGCAACCGGAACTCATGCCGCGCGACACCCTCATCAGGGCGCCCTCCATGGGTGCTCGGCGCCGTCGAGCGAGCGCGGCGGATCACCGGGAACATCCCGGCGGATTCCGGAAACTGCCGTACGGCCGGCGCCATTGACGTGTATGTGTCATTCCCTGGGCCCGCCACGAGAGCGGCGGGCCGGTGCGGGACGGGGAGCGGTCGACGTGAGTCTCATCGAACAGGAGCAGCCCCTGCTCCACGGGTTACGCCCGCAGGACCGGGCAGCGCTGCTGGCCCTCGGCGTACCGCGCCGCTACGAGCCCGGTGCGGTCATCCTGTCGGAACGCGCCACCACCTCCCACGTCGTGGCGATCACCGGCGGCTGGGCGGTGGTGTCCGTGACCACCGAGCGCGGCAACCGCCTGCTCCTCGCCCTGCGCGGCGCAGGGGAGTTGGTGGGCGAGCTGGCCGCCATGGACCTGCGGCCACGCAGCGCCAAGCACGACCTGGCCGCGTCCGTGGGCTCGACCCGCGAGGCGGTGGCCAAGGCCCTGCGCCTGCTGCGCGAGCGGGGCATCGTCCGCACCGGCTCCCGCCGGCTGGTCGTCACCGACCTCGAACCGCTGCGGCTGCTCGCCGACGGCGGCCCGCCCGCATCGCGGCCGGGTGTGTAAACGGCTACATACAGCATGCCGGTACGTCGCCATCCTGGGCGATCCTGGCGGTCAAGTACCGGTGGATGCGCGCGGCGGTGTGCTGCCTGCTGCTGGGCACCGCCGCGTACGCGGCTGCCTTGTGGTGAGGGCCGGCCATGGGGCATGAACGAGAGCAGCGCACGGACGAGCCGCCCCCACCCGGATACGCAAGGACGCCCGGCCGGGAGGTCCCGGCCGGGCGTTTGCGTGCGTCTGCTCTACCTGCTGGCGGCTTAGTACCAGTGGTGGGTCTGCCAGAAGTCCCAGGCGCCGACGGGGCTGCCGTAGCGGGAGTTCATGTAGTCCAGGCCCCACTTGATCTGGGTGGCCGGGTTGGTCTTCCAGTCCGCACCCGCCGAAGCCATCTTCGAGGCCGGCAGCGCCTGGACCAGGCCATAGGCACCCGAGGAGGCGTTCGTGGCCGTGTGGTTCCAGCCGCTCTCACGCGAAACGATGTTGTTGAACGCCGCGAACTGCGCCGGGTCCTTGATCATCTGCTGGGCGATCGCCTTCGCGCTCGTCGGGGCCGCCTGGGCGGGAACCGTGGCAAGCATGGAACCGGCGACACCGAGGGCGACGACGGCACCCGCGAGGGTCTTCTTCGAAGCGGCGATGCGGCGGATGACAGCGTGGGACACGGACGAACCTTCCGACGGGAACAAGGACGATCGCCACATGCCGAAGACATGCGAGAGCCACTCACACACAGGAGAGGGGATCGACAGCGGCGGGTGAACCACCCGGGCCGCCCGGCGACACATCCAGTTCTACCCACACCCCCACCCCCTGACAACGACCCCACCTAGCCACCCTCGCAGCCCACCGCCCCCACCCCCGGACCGGCGCACAAGGGACCGGAATCAACCCCTACAAGACCTACTACCCCGGTTCGTGTGTGACGTGCGCCCTATGGGACGGCTCACCCCCAGGACGCCCGAACCTCACCGAACGTCACCACTCATACCCGGCAGGCCCAGGTGCCGGCCCGCTACGGGAGGGGCGTGCGGTCAGGCCGGCCTCCGCCGCAGGTGCTGCGCGAACCACGCCCGGCCGACGACCTCCGTCCGCTCGACCGAGCAGCAGGGCGCACTGCGCGCCGCCTCGCTGAAGACCACGGCCGGGACATGGTCGTAGGGGCGGTCACACAAGCTGCAGTTGCGGTACGTACAGGGACTGAGACGGACAATGATGGCTGGCCGGGTCCACGTGTACGGCGTCGACAACGGTGCCCCCCAGGTCAAGCCGGCTCGACCGGTGCTCCGTCGGGCGCGGCGGGCAGTGTGAACGCCGCGGGGACGGTGACGCCGCGCTGCATGCGGCGCAGTGCGTGGTCCTGGTCGCCGTGACCGGCTGTTTCCGCCCGCGAGCAGCAGGGCACGGACAGGGACATCGGCGCCCGCCGAATCGGTGCATAACTCGACGCCCTCCCATCCTCCCGCGTACGAGAATCCCGGCCACCACGACCCGACGGGCGGCCTGCACACATACCTCGTAGGCATGGAGGATGGTCGCCGACCGACCCGGCCGCAGCACCACAGTGAGGCCGACCGTGCGCAACCGGCTCGCATCATCGTGGCGGGCGAGAGTGCCGGTGATCGCGCAACGCTGCGGGGCCGGAGTGCCGGGGCGCGCAACCCGATCGGCGACGGCGCGCTCGTCGTCTTCTGCCGGTGGTCCGGCGATGCGCTTGACATCGTCGTCACTCAAGGTGACACAATGACTACCGAAAGTAACCAACCAGGAGGTGTCACCATGGGTGATTTCAATATCGTCGCCGTGCCCGCGAAGGTTGAGGGCGGGGTGAAGTCCGGCGTGATGGTACGGCGCGACGACGTCTTCACCATCTCGGGAAGCGGGCGGGCAGAGTACGACCAGACCCCGCGCGTGACGTACCCCGACGGGACCCGATACATCAACGACAAGTTCGCCGGAGCGCACGTGGCGGCCACCGTCCTTCCCGGAGTGCCGGTGGGGACACTGATCGCCCGCGTCGGTACGGGCCCGTGGTTCGCAGCCGGCTGCTGCCAGACCTTCTGCGCCCAAGAGGACGGCGAAATCACCGTCGCATACAACGACCGCGCCGGAATGTACGGCGACAACTCCGGTGAATACACCGCACTGATCGAGAACCACGGCAAGCCCTCGTAACGCACCCCGCCGTCTCCCGGCCCCTGCTCCCGGTCACACCCGGTGCGGGGGCCGAGGAACGTCGACGTCACAACATGCGCCAGGCCCGCCCCGGGCGGACCCGGCGAAAGCAGGTCCGGCGGCGAAGGAAGCGAACAGGGCGGCGTCGTGTCCAGCCGGGTCGCGCTTGCCCTGGAGCGGGCCGGTGAGGAAGTCAAGATCAATCTCGGCGTCGCGCAGTTCCTCGGCGACCTTGAGGAGTTCGATGGCGCCGCGGCCGAGCCGCTTCATCTCGTGCACGGCGAGGGTGACCTTCGTCGTCCCTGGTAGCAGCCAGGAAGCCTCGGTCCTGCGCAAATTGGTACGTCTGTCGGTACCCGGGATCGTCCGCCTTCAAGAAATGCACGGAACTGCCATTGGCCAGGAAGAACCCGGAGTCTCCGATGATTCCCACCACATACCGATCCGCGTTCATCGGCCCGAGCGGGCCCACCACCCTCTTCGCCGGCTTCCCCGGCTGTAACGACCACAGCTCCACCATGCCGCCTGTGGTCAACGCGGCCACGTAGCGCGGGTCTTGCAGGGGAAAGGCCGCGATGAGGCCGTCGCCGAGACGTACGCCGAGGGCCTCGTTCTCCTTGCCCGTGCGCAGATCGATAGTGTGCATCTCGGATTCGCCATCCACCGTGACCGCCACATACCCCGGCCTGGGGTCGCTCCTCAGGAAGTAGGTCGGTCGGTCCTTCGTGGTGAGCCGCAGGCTCTTGAGATCGATCGGCTGCGACAGGGCGCGGCCGTCGCGGGCGTCCCAGTACTCGACGAGCGTGCCGGAGACCGTGAAGAGTTGATCGTCGTCGAGGAAGCCGAGTTGCAGTGGTTGCGGCTTTCCCTCCAGGACGGTGGGTGGTTCCGCGGTGGTGAACTCGGCCACTCGGCGCAGCGAGGGCAGGGTGCGGACGGTGATCCGATTCCGGTCCGACACGTCCGCCACCAGCGTGTCGACCGCGAGTTCCTGCCTCGCGTCCGGGGGAGTTCGCGCCTCGCTCCCGACTTCGGCGAGGGTGCGCTGCCGGCCCTCGGTCTCCGAGACCCTCAGGCGGCGATCCAGTACCGTCGTCCGACGCATCCGGAGCCGTCACGGCTCTCCCCCGTCGCTCTGAGAACGCCGGGCCGCCTCGACACACGCGATCCAGGCCATGCGTCGAGCCTCAACGCGTCCCGTGCACCACGCAACAGCACGCCGACAGGATGTGCGCCGTCCAGGCGAACCCGTGCGACATCCAGGTGACCCGTCAGGTCAGCGCACTCGGCCGCGCGCCTTCAGGGGCACCGGCGGGAGCCGCCCGACAGCGACGGGCCTGCCGACGCCGGGCTCGTCGTTTCACGCGGCACGGCGGTAGACAGGCAGGGTTTCGGCGGCGCGGGACTGCAGGCGGCGTTCGATCCCTCCGACAGCCTTCATGAGTGGCAGCCGGACCAGAGCGTCGCGCACGCGCCGGCCGCCCTCGGTCCTGGGCACCATGAGGCGCAGGTTCGGGCCGATCTGCTGCTTGCGGTCGACCAGAGGCCGATGGACGGCGTCGTAGCGGGCGAAGGCGACCCGGTGGTCGCCGCCTGCCGCGGCCAGCTCCCCCGCCAGCCGGTACGCCCCGACCAGGGCCAGTTCGGCGCCGGCGCCCGAGGCCGGGGAAGCGCACCAGGCGGCGTCACCGATCAGCGCTGTGCGGCCGTTGGACCAGGAGTCCATCCGTACCTGGCCAAGGGCGTCGAAGTAGAAGTCGGGGTCGGCCAGGGCCGCTTCCAGCAAGCCCCGGGTGGGCTGCCACGGCTGGTCGGCGAATGCCTCGGCGACCAGCCTCTTGTGCTCGGCGATGTCGCGGTGGTCGCAGTTCAGCCGCTCGGAACGGAAGATGAAGTAGGCCTTGGCCTGGGTGTGGGTGCCCGACCGGTAGATCCCCGTCATCTTGCCTGGCGTGTTGAACATCGTCACCCAGCGGTCCTCGCCCAGCCTGCCGTCGGCGTTGGCGAAGGCGAAGTAGTGGTCCTTGTGCCGGACGAACCGCTCCTCGGGGCCGAAGGCGAGCCGCCGCAGGTTGGAGTGCATTCCATCGGCGCCGATCACCAGGTCGAAGCGGCGGACGGGAGCGCGCTCGAAGGCGACCGTCACACCGTGGGCGTCCTGCTTCAGGGCCCGGATCGAGTCACCGAATCGGATCTCCACGTCATCGGCCGCTTCGCGCAGCAATGCGACCAGGTCGCCCCGCATGATCTCGACCGAGGCAGTCTCGCGGATGCTGATCCGAGCGACGGCGCGGTCGGCGGCGTCGACGAACTTCATGCCGTTCACGTCGGTGGCCAGTTCGCGGATGCGGTTCATGAGGCCCATTCGCTCGGCCACGGTGACCGCGTCGTCGCGCACGTCCACCCCGTTGCCTCCGGTGCGCAGCTCGGGGGCGCGTTCAACGATGGTGGGCCGCAAGCCGTGCCGGGCCAGCCAATAGGCCAGGGTGAGTCCGGCGATGCCGGCTCCGGAGATCAGGATCCGCTCGTTCATGGTGGCTCCTCCCGCTAGACTCAAGTGAAACATGCATTCCAGATAGCTATGTGGAAGGAGCATTTCAGTTGTCAACGCTTTCGGAGCAGCCGGGGCCCGCGCCGAAGCGCCGCGCCGATGCCGTGCGTAACCGAGACCTGGCCGTGGGCGCCGCCATGGCGCTACTGGCGAAACCGGGTGCGTCCCTCACCGTCGAGGCCATCGCCAAGCGCGCCGGATTGGGCGCCGCCACCGTCGTGCGCGCCTTCGGCGGCAAGGACGCGCTGCTGGACGCCGCTGTCTCCCGGCTGCTCGAACCCCTCGTCCAGCGCGCCCGCGATCTGCTCGCCGCGACGACCCCCTACGAGGCCCTGCGCACGTTCCTGCGTGAGCTGATCGCCTTCCAAACTGCACATCACGCCATCAACGACCAGCTCACCGGCCTCGACCTGCCCGCCACCACCGCACTGCGGGCCGGCCTGGTCGGCGCTGTCGAGGAAATGATCGAGGGCTCACGCCGCGATGGGCGGGTCCGCGCCGACCTCGACCCCGCCGTCACCACCGCCCTCATCAGCGCCACCGCCCTGGCCGTAGCCCGCGCCGAGCCGTCCTCGCCC
The Streptomyces sp. NBC_01296 DNA segment above includes these coding regions:
- a CDS encoding LecA/PA-IL family lectin yields the protein MEDGRRPTRPQHHSEADRAQPARIIVAGESAGDRATLRGRSAGARNPIGDGALVVFCRWSGDALDIVVTQGDTMTTESNQPGGVTMGDFNIVAVPAKVEGGVKSGVMVRRDDVFTISGSGRAEYDQTPRVTYPDGTRYINDKFAGAHVAATVLPGVPVGTLIARVGTGPWFAAGCCQTFCAQEDGEITVAYNDRAGMYGDNSGEYTALIENHGKPS
- a CDS encoding Crp/Fnr family transcriptional regulator is translated as MSLIEQEQPLLHGLRPQDRAALLALGVPRRYEPGAVILSERATTSHVVAITGGWAVVSVTTERGNRLLLALRGAGELVGELAAMDLRPRSAKHDLAASVGSTREAVAKALRLLRERGIVRTGSRRLVVTDLEPLRLLADGGPPASRPGV
- a CDS encoding YncE family protein, with the translated sequence MSTLDPHRRYSVLAGLSGRCAVRFTLAVLLALAGVLMPPWAVAPSAVAAGPVFISVGVRPLGVAVTPDGRHVYVTDSALSRVFVVDTATGKAVGRVHVGSSPSGVAVTPDGRRVYVTNAGSDEVSVIDTATDEVVASVHVGDFPFGVAVTPDGRRVYVTNAGSDDVSVIDTTRNEVVGSPLRVGSTPVDVAVAPDGHHAYVTNAGFGSPTPVSVIDTSTGVVVGLPVSVGNFPFAVAVTPDGHHAYVSDRTGTVSVIDTGTGKVTGAPIPVGLEPADVAVSPDGRRAYVTSVQPGKVSVIDTSTGKVTGTALSLDMGVSVDRVAVSPDGHHAYVTVSSGGVLAVLDL
- a CDS encoding copper resistance CopC/CopD family protein, with translation MPSGSSLARKFAAVLSLVAALCALVLGGAGPALAHAGLSGSDPADGAVLDAAPKQVTLTFTESVSFLDGSLRVLSPADDRVSPRPAHHADGRANTAQVPLEENLAQGTYTVAWRVVSADGHPISGALVFSVGKPSGTTAVPAKTSPDDTAASRLYGFFRYVAYSGLALLVGAAAFVLVCWPGASGIRPLRRLLVVGWATLLASTVALLLLRSPYEAGGPLSSAFDPSLLGRTLAGRPGIALTARLVLLVLAALFWRQTRVRLGVRLRLVAGPALALGLALTWAGAEHASAGIQVPLAIPVAVLHLVAMAVWLGGLITLLSALRHRGPDGPEVPASAISRFSALAFGAVVVLVGTGVYQSWRQVGSWTALTTTSYGRTLGLKVAAVVLMLCVAALSRRWTGRLVGGAAPSATEPAAVELEQVRVPQTVGAPSAPEGTGPGGKEVASGRSGPGDDVEQPVFDAERYRRRLRRTVGAEAAVGAVVLVLSTLLTGSQPSRAAATTAPGQEPAVKVVTLPFDMGTAKHRGTVQITLAPGHVGENTVEAVVFTPDGGISSVPELRLALTQRDREIGPLDAKLENRKGYWATYDLRLPMAGTWNLDVTIRTTDIDQVTVSTTLRVTP
- a CDS encoding TetR/AcrR family transcriptional regulator, encoding MSTLSEQPGPAPKRRADAVRNRDLAVGAAMALLAKPGASLTVEAIAKRAGLGAATVVRAFGGKDALLDAAVSRLLEPLVQRARDLLAATTPYEALRTFLRELIAFQTAHHAINDQLTGLDLPATTALRAGLVGAVEEMIEGSRRDGRVRADLDPAVTTALISATALAVARAEPSSPGLVHAYLTVLLDGLNPHLPA
- a CDS encoding FAD-dependent monooxygenase, whose amino-acid sequence is MNERILISGAGIAGLTLAYWLARHGLRPTIVERAPELRTGGNGVDVRDDAVTVAERMGLMNRIRELATDVNGMKFVDAADRAVARISIRETASVEIMRGDLVALLREAADDVEIRFGDSIRALKQDAHGVTVAFERAPVRRFDLVIGADGMHSNLRRLAFGPEERFVRHKDHYFAFANADGRLGEDRWVTMFNTPGKMTGIYRSGTHTQAKAYFIFRSERLNCDHRDIAEHKRLVAEAFADQPWQPTRGLLEAALADPDFYFDALGQVRMDSWSNGRTALIGDAAWCASPASGAGAELALVGAYRLAGELAAAGGDHRVAFARYDAVHRPLVDRKQQIGPNLRLMVPRTEGGRRVRDALVRLPLMKAVGGIERRLQSRAAETLPVYRRAA
- a CDS encoding transglycosylase SLT domain-containing protein — encoded protein: MWRSSLFPSEGSSVSHAVIRRIAASKKTLAGAVVALGVAGSMLATVPAQAAPTSAKAIAQQMIKDPAQFAAFNNIVSRESGWNHTATNASSGAYGLVQALPASKMASAGADWKTNPATQIKWGLDYMNSRYGSPVGAWDFWQTHHWY